CATTAAGATAATGTCATACTCTTCCTTTGCATATAGCTCAACAGCTTGTTTCCCATTTTCGGCAATATCAACTTTCGCAACCTTATGCTTAAGATATACTTCTAAGGTTTTTCTGTTACTTGGTTGATCTTCTACCAATAAAATTTTTGCATTTTCTATTGCAATATTTGATTTATTAGGATGAGTTTTTACTATTTGACTTGAATCAATATTTTCTTCCCAGTATATTTTTTTATTAGTCTCTATGCCTATTTTATCGAGCAATACTGAGAGCTTTTTGTTCACTGTTTTATTCATCATTTATACCCCGCTGATTAATATTTAAAAATAGATATTTTTAAGTACAATAAAAAATTCAAATCTTTAAATAAAATTGTATAACCGTAAATTAAAAGACTTATAAAATGATTAAGTATTGTTCTAAAAATACTTAATAAATCTAAATGAATTGCAATTTTTCTATTTTTGCAGTAATCATTTTTTGAAAAAATTAAAACGAAAAATATAATGTCAGACGATAAGAAAATTATTTTTTCGATGGATAGGGTAAGTAAAACCTTTTCGTCGCAAAAAAAAGTACTAAATAATATTAATCTATCTTTTTTTTATGGAGCTAAGATTGGTAT
This genomic interval from uncultured Marinifilum sp. contains the following:
- a CDS encoding response regulator — its product is MMNKTVNKKLSVLLDKIGIETNKKIYWEENIDSSQIVKTHPNKSNIAIENAKILLVEDQPSNRKTLEVYLKHKVAKVDIAENGKQAVELYAKEEYDIILMDLQMPIMGGIEASLRIRKIEEERKMNRPTPIIAFTANYYSDDKEISIEIGMDAYLSKPFQCKTIYNLIQEYL